From one Trifolium pratense cultivar HEN17-A07 linkage group LG1, ARS_RC_1.1, whole genome shotgun sequence genomic stretch:
- the LOC123905970 gene encoding myosin-binding protein 7-like: protein MDSETVTSPKDLLKCCDCGCSCSLLDQNSATWMRSVKRKHDEFKVESQLPMQSVARVEIGNECVALREMVGVQQRTIQDLNEELDEERNSSSTAANEAMSMILRLQREKAEIQMEARQFKRFAEEKMMHDQEELMSLEDLLYKREQIIQSLTCEVQAYKHRMMSFGFTEDELEGDQYDILPYEYPPLKCNVIHNAMDADNDDTDIEKYVFGETPNDRLRNLENRISQMEKSPTYSQKDGDLIGKNVLEKVIVGQSPKLTRLSKKVSSDSSAFGGMVREIGSEFPVESPMNNSNYKKDYFSQSEDHSNLKKVDNASEGDDTSDRVYTIDSVHSGAPYNGFTGSKAGAFEDYATSPKESGNHHAEFEDPYIKKLYTRLQALEADRESMRQAIIAMSTDKAQVVLLKEIAQHLCKEMSPQRKMSTSKPYVATRTPFLSIFKWVTSVVLWRKKAQESKYMLGLPTDSMGLLLLLDKRTNARPWRCISSTQVGD from the exons ATGGATTCGGAAACAGTTACATCTCCCAAGGATTTGTTGAAATGTTGCGACTGCGGATGTAGTTGCTCTTTGTTGGATCAAAATTCTGCAACTTGGATGCGTTCTGTTAAACGGAAGCATGATGAGTTTAAAGTGGAAAGCCAATTACCGATGCAATCGGTTGCGCGGGTTGAAATTGGGAATGAATGTGTAGCATTACGTGAGATGGTTGGTGTGCAACAGAGAACTATTCAAGATCTGAATGAAGAATTGGATGAGGAGAGAAATTCTTCTTCCACCGCTGCGAACGAGGCGATGTCTATGATCTTGAGGTTGCAGAGGGAAAAGGCAGAGATTCAAATGGAAGCTCGTCAATTCAAGCGTTTTGCGGAGGAGAAAATGATGCATGATCAAGAGGAACTTATgtctttggaagatttgttgtACAAGAGAGAACAGATAATTCAGTCGCTTACGTGCGAAGTTCAGGCTTACAAGCATAGAATGATGAGTTTTGGGTTCACTGAGGATGAGTTGGAGGGTGATCAATATGACATTCTTCCCTACGAATACCCTCCTTTAAAATGTAATGTCATTCATAATGCCATGGATGCTGATAACGACGATACTGATATTGAGAAATATGTATTTGGCGAAACTCCTAATGACCGTTTGAGGAACTTGGAGAATAGGATTTCTCAAATGGAGAAAAGTCCCACTTACAGCCAAAAAGATGGAGATTTAATAGGAAAAAATGTTCTAGAGAAAGTAATTGTTGGACAATCTCCAAAGTTGACGAGGCTCTCGAAGAAAGTTTCCTCTGACTCATCAGCTTTCGGTGGGATGGTTAGAGAAATCGGTTCTGAGTTCCCTGTGGAGTCTCCGATGAACAATAGCAACTATAAGAAGGATTATTTCTCTCAGTCAGAAGACCATTCTAATTTGAAGAAGGTAGATAATGCTTCGGAAGGTGATGATACGAGTGACAGAGTTTATACAATTGACTCTGTTCATTCTGGGGCACCATATAATGGCTTTACAGGTTCGAAAGCTGGAGCCTTCGAAGATTATGCAACCAGTCCAAAGGAATCAGGGAATCATCATGCTGAATTTGAGGATCCCTACATAAAGAAGCTTTACACGAGGCTTCAGGCACTTGAAGCTGATAGGGAATCAATGAGGCAGGCAATCATCGCAATGAGCACAGATAAAGCACAGGTTGTGTTATTGAAGGAGATAGCTCAGCATTTGTGCAAAGAGATGTCACCGCAAAGAAAAATGAGTACCAGCAAGCCATATGTTGCTACAAGAACTCCATTCTTGTCAATTTTTAAG TGGGTCACATCAGTTGTTCTTTGGAGAAAGAAAGCGCAAGAAAGCAA GTATATGTTAGGGCTACCAACTGACAGTATGGGCTTGCTGTTGCTCCTGGACAAAAGAACAAATGCAAGGCCATGGAGATGTATTTCAAGTACACAAGTGGGAGATTAa